One genomic window of Vagococcus sp. CY52-2 includes the following:
- a CDS encoding HK97-gp10 family putative phage morphogenesis protein — protein sequence MAKHRAVMITGVNTLSDKLKENVTMDLVKKVVEENTIEMKRKMKRNANFKGHYIKVKGGKLKKIEPTGETRSSIEEKISRNGLTGVVSPKTEYAAYLEYGTRFMSAQPFVKPSYDSQKRIFLDDMKKLVN from the coding sequence ATGGCGAAACATAGAGCGGTTATGATAACTGGTGTTAATACGTTATCTGATAAACTTAAAGAAAATGTAACGATGGATTTGGTTAAAAAAGTTGTAGAAGAAAACACGATAGAAATGAAACGTAAAATGAAGCGTAATGCTAATTTTAAAGGTCATTATATAAAAGTTAAAGGTGGCAAGTTGAAAAAAATTGAGCCTACTGGCGAAACCAGAAGTTCAATAGAAGAAAAAATCAGTAGAAATGGTTTAACTGGTGTCGTATCACCTAAAACAGAATACGCTGCTTATCTAGAATACGGCACGCGTTTTATGTCTGCTCAACCTTTTGTAAAACCATCGTACGATTCACAGAAACGTATTTTCCTTGATGACATGAAGAAGTTGGTGAACTAA
- a CDS encoding phage capsid protein, whose translation MKSVDQAIYDELFKRCQKLGYKVYEDRPMKEVGYPFIDFEDTEVNPIPNKSNIKGNVNITINVWGLAKKRAEVSYIAEQIFNQANEINAAYGVPVAFRPMASQRRMLTDNSTNTTLKRAIVELEFSLL comes from the coding sequence ATGAAATCAGTAGACCAAGCAATTTACGACGAGTTATTTAAACGATGTCAAAAATTAGGATATAAGGTATATGAGGATAGACCGATGAAAGAAGTTGGCTATCCTTTTATTGATTTTGAAGATACTGAAGTCAATCCAATACCTAATAAAAGTAACATAAAAGGCAATGTAAACATCACAATAAATGTGTGGGGACTTGCTAAGAAGCGTGCAGAAGTCTCTTACATTGCTGAACAGATATTTAATCAAGCAAATGAAATAAATGCAGCGTATGGCGTACCAGTGGCATTTAGACCAATGGCAAGCCAACGCAGAATGCTAACAGATAACTCCACAAACACAACGCTAAAACGAGCGATTGTTGAATTGGAGTTTTCTTTATTATAA
- a CDS encoding phage major tail protein, TP901-1 family: MANLTVKQGKNVVLLFRELAKQGEEAAWKLAFQTEHSIPISVDTDTVETKDGNIQVPKEPTYDPSATSLMADGDKRIKELRKATLERQLFEFWEIDKIEKDESGKFAATYYQGYVTSFEPSAPVDGAVEVSMNFAFNGIGKDGLATLTAEQEKVTQYEFEDTVKKGE, from the coding sequence TTGGCAAATTTAACAGTTAAACAAGGTAAAAATGTCGTCTTACTTTTTAGAGAATTAGCAAAACAAGGCGAAGAAGCCGCTTGGAAACTAGCTTTTCAAACAGAACATAGTATTCCAATTTCTGTAGATACTGACACAGTAGAAACAAAAGACGGTAATATTCAAGTGCCAAAAGAACCGACGTATGATCCATCTGCTACGTCGTTGATGGCAGACGGCGACAAACGTATTAAAGAATTACGCAAAGCAACATTAGAACGTCAGTTATTCGAGTTTTGGGAAATTGATAAGATTGAGAAAGACGAATCTGGAAAATTCGCAGCAACTTATTATCAAGGATATGTAACAAGTTTCGAACCGTCAGCACCAGTAGATGGAGCTGTAGAAGTATCTATGAACTTTGCGTTTAATGGCATCGGAAAAGATGGTTTAGCTACGTTAACAGCAGAACAAGAAAAAGTTACACAATATGAATTCGAGGACACAGTGAAGAAAGGCGAGTAA
- a CDS encoding tail assembly chaperone produces MELEINGKTYEFKFGVKFVREVDKEMPVEREGMKFGLGLAARVIPELQSGNISTLSKVLYLASRTEKDKLTQSDIDDYVDDCEDIEKLFDKVLKELSESNAGKLAMKEFKKKLK; encoded by the coding sequence GTGGAGTTAGAAATTAACGGAAAAACTTATGAGTTTAAATTTGGCGTAAAGTTCGTTCGTGAAGTGGATAAAGAAATGCCAGTGGAACGCGAGGGTATGAAATTTGGTTTAGGTTTAGCTGCTAGAGTTATCCCAGAATTGCAGAGTGGTAACATTAGTACGCTATCCAAAGTCTTATATTTAGCTAGTAGAACAGAAAAAGACAAGCTAACTCAATCTGATATTGACGACTACGTTGATGATTGCGAGGACATCGAAAAATTATTCGATAAAGTGCTGAAAGAGTTGTCTGAATCAAACGCGGGAAAGTTAGCGATGAAAGAGTTCAAGAAGAAATTAAAATAA